A stretch of Pseudoprevotella muciniphila DNA encodes these proteins:
- a CDS encoding Ig-like domain-containing protein, whose product MKRFFLSILFPLLTLSSWGQEEAMGYREINGVRYSFYRERVGSYYGYIAKVSSASTDIKGSITILRTVYRLEDGLFYPVTSIEDLAFDGCSGLTSITIPSSVTSIGDDAFYGCSGLTSITIPSSVTILGTLGECSNLKNIYVNWTSFKGVSFANQYFSYNEATVYCPEKYLTLYQSTVPWKNFKNIKPIATSISLSQSLLSLEKGQSATLSAIVLPTTASNNPISWTSNNPRVATISNGIVTAVSEGTATITATTADGPNMTATCYVTVTNNSSNDQTIGKITHIGSPITSVSEINANSYYLLTSVGRHRFDGQYLYERNGRDLGFEEVTAGHDITAAFRFEPVGNNQFRIKTTSGNYIPVAQTAGWFTVSADNPGTFLIEPIEGVDDQFTLSCVGTAYYLDANVSTASMWNTKSSANGNGAYRILPVTLSDNNFVKNVSLSPTTLTLTAAGQMAALTAIISPASALNKNLIWTSSNPSVATVSNGIVTAVANGIATITATAADGSNMTATCNVKVTINSSDDQITGTITYIGSSITSVSEINANSYYLLTSVGCHRSDGQYLYERNGRELCFEKVDVGHDQTAVFKFEPVGNDQFRIKTASGNYIPIAHPIAQGIPIAQTTDWFTVSTDNPATFLIEPIEGVGNQFTLTTLGRDGIEYYLDATKSNASMWDFKSSANGSGAYRIVPVTVTLSDDNFVKNVSLYPTTLTLTSAGQLATLIAIFSPANATNKNVTWTSSNPSVATVSNGVVTAVANGTTTITVRTADGSNKTATCAVTVNISSGDNPTKKVIGTIGEPITSVSDLVNGGTYLMTSVGRHANDGIYLYENDNHYLLFESVAEGHDANAALIVEIVDGSHIYIKTQSGYYIPPYADPRGRFKLSETEKEPLLIEAIDGVEGQFTLAYTTYAGGSTAYPNASTIYLDADAANLSNWGSRSGANGNGAFRFVPVTLVGPDDQTTGTITYIGSPITSVSEINANSYYLLTSVGRHGSDGQYLYERNGRDLCFEEVAVGHDQNAAFRFEPVVNNHFRIKTTSGNYIPIAETFGPFSLSADNPATFLIEPIEGVDDQFTLSCVGTAYYLDANVSTASMWNYKSTANHNGAYRIVYCEIERTTAIDNIIDNPERNTDQSVYTLQGQRVTNTRNLRPGVYIIGGKKVLIK is encoded by the coding sequence ATGAAACGATTTTTTCTTTCAATTTTGTTCCCTCTTTTAACTCTTTCGTCTTGGGGACAAGAAGAAGCGATGGGCTATAGAGAAATAAATGGGGTGAGATACTCTTTCTATAGAGAAAGAGTCGGCTCGTACTATGGTTACATCGCCAAGGTGAGTAGTGCTAGCACAGATATAAAAGGCAGTATTACCATTCTCCGTACAGTTTATCGATTAGAAGATGGATTATTTTACCCCGTTACAAGCATTGAAGATCTTGCATTCGATGGTTGTTCAGGTCTAACGAGTATCACTATCCCCTCGTCCGTTACAAGCATTGGAGATGATGCATTTTATGGTTGTTCAGGCCTAACGAGCATCACTATCCCTTCGTCTGTTACAATTTTAGGTACGTTAGGTGAATGCTCAAATCTTAAAAATATTTATGTGAATTGGACTTCCTTTAAAGGCGTTTCTTTTGCGAATCAGTACTTTTCCTATAACGAAGCAACAGTATATTGTCCCGAAAAGTACTTAACTTTGTATCAATCAACAGTTCCATGGAAAAATTTTAAAAATATAAAACCAATCGCAACAAGCATTTCCCTAAGTCAATCGTTGTTATCTTTAGAAAAAGGTCAGTCAGCAACCTTGTCTGCCATAGTTTTGCCAACAACTGCCTCAAATAATCCGATATCTTGGACAAGCAATAATCCAAGAGTAGCCACCATATCCAATGGTATTGTTACAGCTGTATCTGAAGGTACTGCAACCATAACAGCAACAACAGCAGATGGTCCAAATATGACTGCAACTTGCTACGTAACGGTAACTAATAATTCATCAAATGATCAGACAATTGGTAAAATCACTCATATAGGTTCTCCAATAACAAGTGTCAGTGAAATAAATGCTAACTCATATTATCTTTTAACAAGTGTTGGTCGTCATCGTTTTGATGGACAATATCTATATGAAAGAAATGGTAGAGATTTAGGCTTTGAAGAAGTAACTGCTGGTCATGATATAACTGCTGCATTTAGGTTCGAGCCTGTCGGTAATAATCAATTTCGCATAAAAACAACTTCTGGTAATTATATTCCAGTAGCCCAAACAGCCGGTTGGTTCACAGTAAGTGCAGATAATCCTGGTACTTTCCTTATAGAACCAATTGAGGGTGTAGATGATCAGTTTACTTTAAGTTGTGTAGGAACAGCATACTATCTTGATGCCAATGTATCGACTGCCTCAATGTGGAATACAAAAAGTTCTGCAAATGGCAATGGTGCATATCGTATCCTACCTGTTACTCTTTCAGATAATAATTTCGTTAAAAACGTGAGCCTATCTCCTACTACACTCACATTGACTGCTGCAGGACAGATGGCAGCGCTTACAGCGATAATCTCACCTGCCAGCGCCTTGAACAAGAATCTAATATGGACAAGCAGTAATCCAAGTGTAGCCACCGTATCCAATGGCATTGTTACAGCCGTGGCTAATGGTATAGCAACAATTACAGCAACAGCAGCCGATGGTTCAAATATGACAGCAACTTGCAACGTAAAGGTAACTATAAATTCATCAGATGATCAGATAACTGGTACAATTACTTATATAGGTTCTTCAATAACAAGTGTCAGTGAAATAAATGCTAACTCATATTATCTTTTAACAAGTGTTGGCTGTCATCGTTCTGATGGACAATATTTATATGAAAGAAATGGTAGAGAGTTATGTTTTGAAAAAGTAGATGTAGGTCATGATCAAACTGCAGTTTTCAAGTTTGAGCCTGTAGGTAATGATCAATTTCGCATAAAAACTGCTTCTGGTAATTATATTCCAATTGCCCATCCAATTGCCCAAGGTATTCCAATTGCCCAAACAACCGATTGGTTTACAGTAAGTACAGATAATCCTGCGACTTTCCTCATAGAACCAATTGAAGGTGTAGGTAATCAGTTTACTTTAACTACTTTAGGTCGTGATGGAATAGAATACTATCTTGATGCCACTAAATCGAATGCTTCAATGTGGGATTTTAAAAGTTCTGCAAATGGCAGTGGTGCATATCGTATCGTACCTGTAACTGTAACTCTTTCAGATGATAATTTCGTTAAAAACGTGAGCCTATATCCTACTACACTCACATTGACTTCTGCAGGACAGTTGGCAACGCTTATAGCGATATTCTCACCTGCCAACGCTACGAACAAGAATGTGACTTGGACAAGCAGCAATCCCAGTGTGGCTACCGTAAGTAATGGCGTGGTTACAGCCGTAGCAAATGGTACAACTACTATTACAGTTAGGACCGCTGATGGTTCAAATAAGACTGCGACTTGTGCCGTAACCGTGAATATAAGTTCTGGAGATAATCCAACAAAAAAAGTAATTGGAACGATTGGAGAGCCTATCACAAGCGTGAGTGATTTGGTTAATGGTGGCACATATCTGATGACAAGTGTGGGCCGTCACGCTAATGATGGTATATATTTATATGAAAACGATAACCACTACCTCTTATTTGAGAGTGTTGCTGAAGGGCATGATGCAAATGCAGCTCTGATAGTAGAGATAGTAGATGGCTCTCATATATACATCAAAACACAGTCTGGTTACTATATTCCTCCTTATGCTGATCCACGCGGTAGATTCAAATTGAGCGAAACAGAGAAAGAACCTTTGCTCATAGAGGCCATTGATGGTGTAGAGGGACAGTTTACCTTGGCTTATACGACCTACGCAGGAGGATCGACTGCTTACCCCAATGCTTCCACCATCTATTTAGATGCGGATGCTGCCAACCTTTCCAATTGGGGCAGCAGAAGTGGTGCAAACGGCAATGGCGCGTTCCGCTTCGTGCCTGTAACGTTAGTTGGTCCAGATGATCAGACAACTGGTACAATTACTTATATAGGTTCTCCAATAACAAGTGTCAGTGAAATAAATGCTAACTCATATTATCTTTTAACAAGTGTTGGTCGTCATGGTTCTGATGGACAATATCTATATGAAAGAAACGGTAGAGATTTATGCTTTGAAGAAGTAGCTGTAGGTCATGATCAAAATGCAGCTTTCAGGTTCGAGCCTGTCGTTAATAATCATTTTCGCATAAAAACAACTTCTGGTAATTATATTCCAATTGCTGAGACATTCGGCCCGTTCTCATTAAGTGCAGATAATCCTGCGACTTTCCTCATAGAACCAATTGAGGGTGTAGATGATCAGTTTACTTTAAGTTGTGTTGGAACAGCATATTATCTTGATGCCAATGTATCGACTGCCTCAATGTGGAATTATAAATCTACAGCAAACCACAATGGTGCATATCGTATCGTTTATTGTGAAATTGAGAGAACGACAGCAATAGATAATATTATTGACAATCCTGAACGCAATACAGACCAATCTGTTTACACCCTTCAGGGCCAACGCGTTACAAATACGCGCAATTTGCGTCCGGGAGTTTACATTATTGGTGGCAAGAAAGTTTTGATAAAATGA
- a CDS encoding IS256 family transposase, variant Zn-binding type, whose product MVGSSEEVIKSVLVMFGTYTYITSRQWPKISNLFHKSASTIKRRLREVKIDWIQPSLQGEGVVHIDATYFGRNTGVLLALEAGSGRLLYMRHISHEHIADYEEAVAYIQSQGYRIKGIVIDGLQKLFSVLSDYPLQMCQFHLVAIIRRKLTKKPHLPASRELLDLAYRLKDMDKDTFQSEFEQWKAKWKDFLAEKTTNQVTGKIVFTHRRLRSAMVTISFYIKWLFTYEEVDGMPNTNNLIEGTFTDLKKKLRNHPGMSEENRKRFMNGFFLAYAKLHNENGGGI is encoded by the coding sequence GTGGTAGGCAGTTCAGAGGAGGTCATAAAGTCTGTTCTAGTGATGTTTGGCACTTATACTTACATAACAAGCAGACAGTGGCCGAAAATTTCAAATTTGTTTCACAAAAGTGCTTCAACAATAAAGCGCAGGCTACGTGAAGTCAAGATAGATTGGATTCAGCCATCATTGCAAGGTGAAGGTGTGGTACATATAGATGCAACTTACTTTGGTCGCAACACAGGTGTACTACTGGCATTGGAAGCAGGCAGCGGCAGGCTCCTTTACATGCGTCATATCTCTCATGAACACATAGCAGACTACGAAGAAGCCGTGGCCTATATCCAATCGCAAGGCTATAGGATAAAAGGCATAGTGATAGATGGTCTGCAAAAGTTGTTCAGTGTATTGAGTGATTACCCTCTTCAGATGTGCCAGTTCCACCTCGTAGCCATAATCAGACGCAAACTGACTAAAAAACCACATTTGCCCGCCTCTCGTGAGTTATTGGACTTAGCTTATAGGTTAAAGGATATGGATAAAGACACTTTCCAATCTGAATTTGAGCAATGGAAAGCAAAATGGAAAGATTTCTTAGCCGAGAAAACTACGAATCAAGTTACAGGAAAGATCGTATTCACACACCGAAGGCTACGTTCAGCTATGGTGACTATAAGCTTCTACATAAAATGGTTGTTTACCTATGAGGAAGTTGATGGTATGCCCAATACCAATAACTTAATAGAGGGAACATTTACCGACCTAAAGAAGAAACTGCGCAATCATCCTGGTATGTCGGAAGAAAATCGCAAACGTTTCATGAATGGGTTTTTCTTGGCATACGCGAAATTGCATAATGAAAATGGAGGCGGTATCTAA
- the rpsL gene encoding 30S ribosomal protein S12, giving the protein MPTIQQLVRKGRVVTKEKSKSPALDSCPQRRGVCVRVYTTTPKKPNSAMRKVARVRLTNSKEVNSYIPGEGHNLQEHSIVLVRGGRVKDLPGVRYHIVRGALDTAGVASRTQRRSKYGAKRPKAAKK; this is encoded by the coding sequence ATGCCTACAATTCAACAATTGGTACGTAAAGGCAGGGTCGTAACAAAGGAGAAGTCGAAATCTCCTGCTCTCGACTCTTGTCCACAGCGTCGCGGGGTTTGCGTGCGTGTTTATACCACGACACCGAAGAAGCCTAATTCAGCGATGCGTAAGGTGGCACGTGTTCGCCTTACAAACTCAAAGGAGGTCAACTCCTACATTCCCGGTGAAGGACACAACCTGCAGGAGCACAGCATCGTGCTGGTGCGTGGTGGTCGTGTGAAAGACCTTCCCGGTGTTCGTTATCACATCGTTCGCGGTGCACTCGATACCGCTGGTGTTGCCAGCCGTACACAGCGTCGCAGCAAATACGGTGCAAAGCGTCCTAAGGCCGCAAAGAAGTAA
- the rpsG gene encoding 30S ribosomal protein S7, with product MRKAKPKKRVVLPDPVYGDQKVSKFVNHLMLSGKKNISYAIFYKALEIVGEKMKDNEKSPLEIWKTALDKVTPQVEVKSRRIGGATFQVPTELRPERKESVSMKNLIIFARKRGGKTMADKLAAEIMDAFNEQGGAYKRKEDMHRMAEANRAFAHFRF from the coding sequence ATGCGTAAAGCAAAACCAAAGAAGCGTGTGGTCCTCCCGGACCCCGTTTACGGAGACCAGAAGGTTTCCAAGTTCGTAAATCACCTTATGCTCTCGGGCAAGAAGAACATTTCGTACGCTATCTTCTACAAGGCACTCGAGATTGTCGGTGAAAAGATGAAAGACAACGAGAAGTCTCCCCTCGAAATCTGGAAGACGGCTCTCGACAAAGTAACTCCTCAGGTAGAAGTGAAGTCCCGCCGTATCGGTGGTGCTACATTCCAGGTGCCTACGGAACTTCGTCCCGAAAGAAAGGAAAGTGTTTCGATGAAGAACCTGATTATCTTTGCCCGCAAGCGCGGTGGTAAGACTATGGCCGACAAACTTGCAGCAGAAATCATGGATGCCTTCAACGAGCAGGGTGGTGCTTACAAGCGTAAGGAAGACATGCACCGCATGGCCGAAGCTAACCGTGCTTTTGCACATTTCAGATTTTAA
- the fusA gene encoding elongation factor G translates to MAKIDLHLTRNIGIMAHIDAGKTTTSERILFYTGKTHKIGEVHEGAATMDWMAQEQERGITITSAATTCSWTWRDKTYKLNLIDTPGHVDFTAEVERSLRVLDGAVATYCAVGGVQPQSETVWRQADKYNVPRLAYVNKMDRSGADYYEVVRQMKAVLGANPCVVAIPIGAEENFKGIVDLIQMKAILWHDETMGADYDVEEIPAELVDEAKEWRDKMLETAAECDEALMEKFFDDPDSITTDEIIAAIRKGTLAMQVTPMTCGSSFKNKGVQTLLDYVCMFLPSPLDTPNVVGTNPSTGEEEDRKPDVNEKTAALAFKIATDPYVGRLTFFRVYSGKVEAGSYVYNVRSGKKERISRLFQMHSNHQNPVEVIEAGDIGAGVGFKDIRTGDTLSDESAPIVLESMDFPDPVIGIAVEPKTQKDLDKLSTGLAKLAEEDPTFTVHTDEQSGQTIISGMGELHLDIIIDRLKREFKVECNQGKPQVNYKEAITETVNLREVYKKQTGGRGKFADIIVNVGPVDEDFKEGGLQFINKVTGGNIPKEFIPSVQKGFENAMKNGVLGGYPVDSLKVELLDGSFHPVDSDQLSFEVAAMSAYRNACSKATPVLLEPIMKLEVDTPEESMGDVIGDLNKRRGQVEGMESTRSGSRLVKAMVPLAEMFGYVTALRTITSGRATSSMTYDHHAPLSANIAREVLTEVKGRVDLIK, encoded by the coding sequence ATGGCAAAAATAGATTTGCATTTGACGCGTAATATCGGTATCATGGCTCACATTGATGCTGGTAAAACAACGACATCAGAGCGCATCTTGTTCTACACAGGTAAAACCCACAAAATTGGTGAAGTACATGAAGGTGCTGCAACAATGGACTGGATGGCTCAAGAACAAGAACGCGGCATCACAATTACATCTGCTGCTACAACATGTTCATGGACATGGAGGGATAAGACATACAAGCTTAACCTTATTGACACTCCGGGACACGTTGACTTTACAGCAGAAGTAGAGCGCTCACTTCGTGTGCTCGATGGTGCTGTAGCAACTTACTGCGCTGTGGGTGGCGTGCAGCCTCAGTCTGAAACTGTTTGGCGTCAGGCAGACAAATATAATGTGCCACGTTTGGCATACGTCAACAAGATGGACCGTTCTGGTGCTGACTATTATGAAGTAGTGCGCCAGATGAAAGCCGTTCTTGGTGCTAATCCTTGTGTGGTAGCAATACCAATCGGAGCAGAGGAAAACTTCAAGGGTATCGTTGACCTCATTCAGATGAAAGCCATACTATGGCACGACGAGACAATGGGTGCAGACTATGATGTTGAAGAAATTCCTGCAGAACTCGTTGACGAAGCAAAGGAATGGCGCGACAAGATGCTTGAAACTGCTGCTGAGTGTGACGAAGCTCTCATGGAGAAATTCTTCGATGACCCAGATAGCATCACAACCGATGAAATCATCGCAGCTATCCGTAAGGGTACCTTAGCAATGCAAGTAACTCCTATGACTTGCGGTTCTTCATTCAAGAATAAGGGTGTTCAAACATTGCTCGACTATGTCTGCATGTTCTTGCCCAGCCCTCTTGACACACCAAACGTAGTTGGTACAAACCCATCAACAGGTGAAGAGGAAGATCGTAAGCCAGATGTAAACGAAAAAACTGCTGCTTTGGCATTTAAGATTGCTACAGACCCATACGTAGGTCGTCTTACCTTCTTCCGTGTTTATTCAGGTAAGGTAGAAGCAGGTAGTTATGTTTACAACGTACGTTCTGGAAAGAAAGAACGCATTAGCCGTCTCTTCCAGATGCACTCAAACCACCAAAACCCAGTTGAAGTTATCGAAGCTGGTGATATAGGTGCCGGTGTAGGTTTCAAGGATATCCGTACTGGTGATACACTTTCAGACGAAAGCGCACCAATCGTATTGGAATCTATGGACTTCCCAGATCCAGTAATCGGTATCGCAGTAGAGCCTAAAACTCAGAAAGACCTTGACAAACTTTCTACAGGTCTTGCAAAACTTGCAGAAGAAGACCCAACCTTCACTGTTCATACTGACGAGCAGAGCGGTCAGACCATTATCAGCGGTATGGGTGAACTTCACCTCGATATCATTATCGACCGTCTGAAGAGGGAATTCAAGGTTGAATGTAATCAAGGCAAGCCACAGGTAAACTATAAGGAGGCTATTACCGAAACGGTTAATCTCCGCGAAGTTTACAAGAAGCAGACCGGTGGTCGCGGTAAGTTTGCAGACATTATTGTAAACGTAGGTCCGGTTGACGAAGACTTCAAAGAAGGTGGTCTTCAGTTTATCAACAAAGTTACCGGCGGTAACATCCCCAAAGAATTTATTCCAAGTGTACAGAAAGGTTTCGAGAATGCAATGAAGAATGGTGTTCTCGGCGGTTATCCTGTTGACAGCCTCAAGGTAGAGTTGCTCGATGGTTCTTTCCACCCTGTTGACTCTGACCAGTTGTCGTTCGAGGTAGCAGCCATGAGTGCCTACCGCAATGCTTGCTCCAAGGCAACCCCCGTATTGCTGGAGCCTATCATGAAACTTGAAGTTGACACTCCGGAAGAAAGCATGGGTGACGTTATCGGCGACCTCAACAAGCGCCGTGGCCAGGTAGAGGGTATGGAAAGCACTCGTAGCGGTAGCCGTCTGGTGAAGGCTATGGTGCCATTGGCAGAGATGTTCGGCTATGTAACAGCTCTGCGTACGATCACCTCAGGTCGTGCAACAAGTTCAATGACCTACGATCATCATGCACCTCTCTCTGCTAATATCGCAAGAGAAGTCTTGACAGAAGTAAAAGGTCGGGTAGACTTGATTAAATAA
- the rpsJ gene encoding 30S ribosomal protein S10, whose product MSQKIRIKLKSYDYTLVEKSAEKIVKNVKATGAVVSGPIPLPTRKRIITVNRSTFVNKKSREQFQISTYKRLIDIYSSTAKTVDALMKLELPCGVDVEIKV is encoded by the coding sequence ATGAGTCAGAAAATCAGAATCAAACTGAAGAGTTACGATTACACACTCGTTGAAAAGTCAGCAGAGAAAATCGTAAAGAACGTAAAGGCTACCGGTGCTGTAGTAAGCGGTCCGATACCCCTTCCCACACGTAAGCGTATTATAACCGTAAACCGCTCCACTTTCGTAAACAAGAAGAGCCGTGAGCAGTTCCAGATTTCTACTTACAAGCGCCTTATTGACATCTATAGTTCAACTGCCAAGACAGTTGACGCGCTGATGAAACTTGAGCTTCCTTGTGGTGTTGATGTGGAAATTAAGGTGTAG
- the rplC gene encoding 50S ribosomal protein L3, which produces MPGLLGKKIGMISVFSADGKNVPCTVIEAGPCVVTQVKSVEKDGYAAVQLGFQEAKEKNTTAPLMGHFKKAGVTPKRHLAEFKDFDKELNLGDVVTVELFEDAHYVDITGTSKGKGFQGVVKRHGFGGVGDSTHGQDDRQRAPGAIGACSYPAKVFKGMRMAGQMGGERVTTQNLRVLKVIPEKNLLLIKGSVAGCKGSIVIIQK; this is translated from the coding sequence ATGCCAGGATTATTAGGAAAGAAAATCGGAATGATTTCCGTATTCAGTGCCGACGGCAAGAATGTGCCGTGCACTGTTATCGAAGCAGGTCCTTGCGTGGTAACTCAGGTTAAAAGTGTCGAGAAAGACGGTTATGCAGCCGTGCAACTCGGTTTCCAAGAGGCTAAGGAAAAGAATACTACCGCGCCTCTGATGGGACACTTTAAGAAAGCCGGAGTAACCCCGAAGCGCCACTTGGCCGAGTTCAAAGATTTTGACAAGGAATTGAACCTTGGTGATGTCGTAACCGTAGAACTCTTTGAAGATGCTCATTACGTTGACATCACTGGTACGTCGAAAGGTAAAGGTTTCCAGGGCGTGGTTAAGCGCCATGGTTTCGGTGGTGTAGGCGACTCTACCCACGGCCAGGACGACCGTCAGCGTGCACCCGGTGCAATTGGAGCATGTTCATACCCTGCAAAGGTGTTCAAGGGTATGCGTATGGCCGGCCAGATGGGCGGTGAACGCGTGACTACCCAGAACTTGAGAGTGTTAAAGGTAATCCCTGAAAAGAATTTGCTCCTTATCAAAGGTAGCGTAGCGGGTTGCAAAGGTTCAATCGTAATTATTCAGAAGTAA
- the rplD gene encoding 50S ribosomal protein L4 yields the protein MELSVLNIQGQDTGRKVTLNDSVFGIEPSDHAIYLDVKQYLAAQRQGTAKSKERSEVSGSTRKLGRQKGGGGARHGDINSPVLRGGGRVFGPKPRNYSFKLNRKMKALARRSALTYKAQEGNIIVVEDFTFEAPKTKDFLTIVKNLNVEGKKLLVVLPGNDKNVYLSARNLQGAKLAIASDINTYGVLDANVMVLTEKALESIETVLTK from the coding sequence ATGGAACTGAGTGTATTAAATATTCAAGGACAGGATACCGGCCGCAAAGTGACGCTTAATGACAGCGTTTTCGGTATCGAACCCAGCGACCACGCCATCTATCTCGACGTAAAGCAGTATCTTGCAGCACAGCGTCAGGGTACAGCCAAATCTAAAGAGAGAAGTGAAGTCAGCGGATCTACCCGCAAACTCGGTCGCCAGAAAGGTGGTGGCGGTGCACGTCATGGAGATATCAACTCACCCGTACTTCGTGGTGGTGGTAGAGTTTTTGGTCCCAAACCACGCAACTATTCCTTCAAACTGAACCGTAAGATGAAGGCTCTCGCCCGTCGCAGTGCTCTCACTTACAAGGCTCAGGAAGGCAACATTATTGTGGTTGAAGACTTCACATTTGAAGCACCAAAGACGAAGGATTTCTTAACAATTGTTAAAAATCTTAACGTAGAAGGCAAGAAACTGCTTGTGGTTTTGCCAGGTAATGATAAAAACGTATATTTGTCGGCTCGAAATCTGCAGGGTGCCAAGTTGGCCATTGCATCTGACATCAACACATACGGTGTGCTTGATGCCAATGTTATGGTGTTAACTGAAAAGGCACTTGAGAGCATCGAGACTGTCTTAACCAAGTAA
- the rplW gene encoding 50S ribosomal protein L23 — MGYIVKPLITEKMNNITEKQENVFGFIVRPEANKLQIKAEVEEKYGVNVVSVNTCIYAGKNKSRYTRSGLVKGRTNAFKKAIVTLKEGETIDFYSNF; from the coding sequence ATGGGATATATCGTAAAGCCTCTGATTACAGAGAAAATGAATAACATCACGGAGAAGCAGGAGAATGTGTTCGGCTTCATCGTGCGTCCTGAGGCAAACAAGCTTCAGATTAAGGCAGAAGTAGAGGAAAAGTACGGCGTTAATGTAGTTTCAGTGAACACATGCATATACGCTGGAAAGAACAAAAGCCGCTATACGCGTTCAGGCCTTGTGAAAGGTCGCACCAATGCGTTCAAGAAGGCTATCGTAACCCTTAAAGAGGGAGAAACTATCGATTTTTACAGCAATTTTTAA
- the rplB gene encoding 50S ribosomal protein L2: MAVRKLKPTTPGQRHKVIGTFEEITARVPEKSLVRGKKRTGGRNNSGQMTMRYIGGGHKKKYRFIDFKREKDNIPATVKTIEYDPNRSARIALLFYADGEKRYIIAPNGLKVGDKLMSGAEAAPEVGNCLPLKNIPVGTVIHNIELRPGQGALLVRSAGNFAQLTSREGDYCVIKLPSGETRKILSACKATIGSVGNSEHSLERSGKAGRSRWLGRRPHNRGVVMNPVDHPMGGGEGRQSGGHPRSRTGLYAKGKKTRAPKKASNKYIIERAKRK, from the coding sequence ATGGCAGTACGTAAATTGAAGCCCACTACCCCTGGGCAAAGACACAAAGTTATTGGTACGTTCGAAGAAATTACTGCACGCGTACCAGAAAAATCTCTCGTAAGAGGAAAGAAACGTACCGGCGGTCGTAACAACAGCGGCCAGATGACCATGCGCTACATTGGTGGTGGTCACAAGAAAAAGTATCGTTTCATCGACTTCAAGCGTGAGAAGGACAACATCCCTGCAACAGTGAAGACCATCGAGTACGACCCTAACCGTTCTGCTCGCATCGCCTTGCTGTTCTATGCAGACGGTGAAAAGCGTTATATAATTGCTCCTAATGGATTGAAGGTTGGCGACAAGTTGATGTCCGGAGCAGAAGCAGCACCCGAGGTGGGCAACTGCTTGCCCCTTAAGAACATCCCTGTTGGTACAGTTATCCACAATATCGAGTTAAGGCCCGGTCAAGGTGCGTTGCTTGTACGTTCAGCAGGAAACTTCGCGCAACTTACATCTCGTGAAGGTGATTATTGTGTTATTAAACTCCCTTCAGGAGAAACACGTAAGATTCTTAGTGCTTGTAAGGCCACTATCGGAAGTGTAGGCAACAGCGAGCATTCACTCGAACGCTCCGGTAAAGCCGGACGTAGCCGTTGGCTCGGTCGCAGACCTCACAACCGTGGTGTTGTTATGAACCCCGTTGATCACCCGATGGGTGGTGGTGAAGGCCGTCAGTCCGGTGGTCATCCCCGTTCACGTACAGGTTTGTATGCTAAGGGTAAGAAGACACGTGCACCTAAGAAGGCATCGAACAAGTACATCATTGAAAGAGCAAAAAGAAAGTAA
- the rpsS gene encoding 30S ribosomal protein S19: MSRSLKKGPYIAVSLEKKILAMNESGKKNVVKTWARACMISPDFVGHTIAVHNGNKFIPVYVTENMVGHKLGEFAPTRKFGGHAGNKK, encoded by the coding sequence ATGAGTCGTTCATTAAAAAAAGGTCCGTATATCGCTGTTTCTTTAGAGAAGAAGATTCTTGCCATGAATGAAAGTGGTAAGAAAAACGTGGTGAAGACTTGGGCTCGCGCTTGCATGATTTCTCCTGATTTCGTGGGCCACACTATAGCAGTGCATAACGGCAACAAATTTATTCCTGTTTACGTTACAGAAAACATGGTAGGACACAAACTTGGCGAATTTGCTCCAACACGCAAGTTCGGCGGCCATGCAGGTAATAAGAAATAA